A region from the Triticum aestivum cultivar Chinese Spring chromosome 3D, IWGSC CS RefSeq v2.1, whole genome shotgun sequence genome encodes:
- the LOC123079165 gene encoding probable E3 ubiquitin-protein ligase RZFP34, with the protein MGAVQLESVAAQHAHAKLNVDSLPQGPSLFDGNDTARIDGSKSDEYERFEKGLMQYGCAHYRRRCRIRAPCCNEIFDCRHCHNESKNSIKIDTARRHELPRHELQQVICSLCGTEQEVQQTCISCGVCMGKYFCEVCKLFDDDVSKEQYHCHVCGICRIGGRENFFHCSKCGCCYSKVLKNSHACVEGAMHHDCPICFEYLFESRNDVSVLPCGHTIHEKCLKEMKEHCQFACPLCSKSVCDMSKAWERLDAELATLSNSFDDKMVRILCNDCGAVSEVQFHLIAHKCHNCKSYNTRQI; encoded by the exons ATGGGTGCCGTGCAGCTTGAGTCTGTTGCTGCTCAACATGCACACGCTAAACTAAATGTGGATTCACTTCCTCAAGGCCCTTCGTTGTTTGATGGAAATGACACAGccaggattgatggttctaagtcTGATGAGTACGAAAGATTTGAGAAGGGATTAATGCAGTATGG ATGTGCGCATTACCGAAGGAGATGCCGCATACGAGCTCCGTGCTGCAATGAGATTTTTGATTGCCGGCACTGCCACAATGAATCAAAG AATTCGATTAAAATTGATACTGCTAGGAGACATGAACTTCCACGCCATGAACTGCAGCag GTCATATGCTCATTGTGTGGCACTGAACAAGAG GTACAACAAACATGCATAAGTTGTGGTGTATGCATGGGAAAGTATTTCTGTGAAGTGTGCAAGCTCTTTGATGATGAT GTCTCAAAAGAGCAGTATCACTGCCATGTGTGTGGAATATGTAG AATTGGTGGCAGGGAGAATTTCTTTCACTGCTCAAAATGCG GATGTTGTTATTCCAAAGTGTTGAAGAACAGTCATGCATGCGTTGAAGGAGCCATGCATCATGACTGTCCAATCTGCTTCGAG TACTTGTTTGAGTCGAGAAATGATGTCTCTGTTTTGCCATGTGGTCATACCATTCATGAAAAATGCTTGAAAGAGATGAAGGAGCATTGCCA ATTTGCATGCCCGCTCTGCTCCAAGTCAGTATGTGACATGTCGAAGGCATGGGAAAGACTGGATGCAGAACTAGCGACTCTGTCAAACTCCTTCGATGATAAAATG GTTCGCATATTGTGCAATGATTGCGGGGCAGTATCAGAGGTGCAGTTCCACTTAATTGCACACAAGTGCCATAATTGCAAGTCGTACAACACCCGGCAGATTTGA